In one Bacteroides intestinalis DSM 17393 genomic region, the following are encoded:
- a CDS encoding YgjP family zinc-dependent metalloprotease, translated as MVLENVLEDNELGRFLIKVNTRARRLTFRTREDAVYVTVSPGTTMKEVKDAIEQLRPRLRIARKKHTRPLIDLNFRIDTEFFKLSLVSGQRERFLSRSELGEMQIICPPGADFSDEGLQAWLRKVIEEALRRNAKIILPPRLYMLSQKHNLPYQSVKINSSSGRWGSCSARRNINLSFYLVLLPKHLIDYVLLHELSHTREMNHGERFWALLDELTEGKAQALRKELKEYRTEI; from the coding sequence ATTGTTTTGGAAAATGTATTGGAAGATAATGAACTTGGGCGTTTCCTTATTAAGGTGAATACCCGTGCCCGGCGCCTGACTTTCCGTACGCGGGAAGATGCCGTCTATGTAACCGTTTCGCCCGGAACTACGATGAAAGAGGTGAAGGATGCAATAGAACAGTTGCGTCCTCGTCTGCGGATAGCCCGTAAAAAACATACCCGTCCTTTGATAGACTTGAACTTCCGGATAGATACGGAGTTCTTCAAGCTAAGTCTTGTAAGCGGACAGCGTGAACGCTTTCTTTCGCGTTCCGAACTGGGCGAGATGCAGATTATTTGTCCTCCGGGAGCCGATTTCTCGGATGAAGGATTACAGGCATGGTTGCGTAAAGTCATTGAAGAAGCCTTGCGGCGTAATGCGAAGATTATTCTTCCACCCCGTCTGTATATGCTTTCGCAAAAGCATAACCTGCCTTATCAAAGTGTAAAAATCAATTCCAGCAGTGGGCGTTGGGGCAGTTGCTCGGCACGGCGTAACATAAATCTTTCTTTCTATCTGGTCTTACTTCCGAAGCACCTGATAGACTATGTGCTCTTACATGAATTGTCTCATACTCGCGAAATGAATCATGGAGAGCGTTTCTGGGCACTTCTCGACGAACTGACGGAAGGAAAAGCCCAGGCATTGCGGAAAGAG
- a CDS encoding head GIN domain-containing protein, giving the protein MRKLASLITCICLIISTTACSQSKNYSSGNWSNKKVVASNTYVTKDIKVDNFKKISVAGSPDVTFTQKSGHPEVEVYTSDNIIDLLDIKVKDNTLYIGFKKNVNVSYKKLDVRVSAETLNGISVAGSGDIFLKNGLQTDDNLTINVAGSGDIKGSGIKCNDMKVSVAGSGDINANNITCNNLKVSVAGSGDMILKNVTATGTEASVAGSGSATITGTTQTASYSVAGSGDLLTEGYEAQRVSASVAGSGSIKCFATEFLKVRTSGSGKVGYKGNPELDYPKKSLYKL; this is encoded by the coding sequence ATGAGAAAGTTAGCAAGTCTTATCACATGTATCTGTTTAATCATCAGTACAACAGCGTGTTCACAAAGCAAGAACTACAGTTCCGGTAACTGGAGCAATAAGAAAGTAGTAGCCAGCAATACTTACGTAACCAAGGACATCAAGGTAGACAATTTCAAGAAAATCAGCGTAGCCGGCAGTCCGGATGTTACGTTTACCCAAAAATCGGGACATCCTGAAGTGGAGGTCTACACTTCAGACAACATTATAGACTTACTGGATATTAAGGTAAAGGATAACACCTTATATATCGGTTTCAAGAAGAACGTCAATGTATCTTATAAAAAGTTGGATGTACGCGTATCTGCTGAAACGTTGAATGGCATTTCTGTTGCAGGTTCAGGTGATATTTTCCTGAAGAATGGACTTCAAACCGATGATAACCTGACAATCAATGTTGCAGGTTCGGGAGACATCAAGGGTAGTGGCATTAAATGTAATGATATGAAGGTATCTGTAGCCGGTTCAGGTGATATCAATGCAAATAACATCACTTGCAACAATCTGAAAGTTTCTGTAGCCGGATCGGGTGACATGATATTGAAGAATGTAACCGCCACAGGCACGGAAGCAAGCGTTGCCGGATCAGGTTCAGCTACCATTACCGGAACTACTCAAACCGCTTCTTACAGTGTAGCCGGTTCGGGCGACCTCCTTACAGAAGGTTATGAAGCCCAGCGCGTTTCCGCCAGTGTAGCCGGTTCGGGCAGTATCAAATGCTTTGCTACCGAATTTCTGAAAGTACGCACCAGCGGTAGCGGTAAGGTAGGTTACAAAGGAAATCCTGAATTGGATTACCCGAAGAAGAGCTTGTACAAACTTTAA
- a CDS encoding glycoside hydrolase family 97 protein, which translates to MKHSLFIAFFLCLGSFASAQQLTSPDGNLSLEFMEQADGVPTYRLDYKGKPVLTSGRLGLLTEEADLTRGFKQTNLERASVDNYWNPVWGEYNRVRNHYNEMTVTLEQPETGRILNIRFRLFDDGLGFRYELPLQRKMNYLTVKDEVTEFNLTGNHKAFCIPGDYDTNEFAYTTAPLSEIAVDMEKRIAKKSYESKAEGGLTVQTPLMMKSEDGIYLNIHEAALVDYAGMLLNVDDKQFKLSAHLTPDKLGKKGYLQLPVLSPWRTVIVSDDARDILASQLIYNLNEPCQYEDTSWIRPMKFVGVWWEMFTGEGKTWAYSDFYQAKPGITDYTKLKPNGHHPANTAHVKEYIDFASAHGIDGILVEGWNEGWEDWASYRKDRQFLFNKAYPDFDVKELQRYAKEKGVQMVMHHETAANAADYERQLDEAFQFMVDNGYHAVKTGYVGYIIPRNEYHSSQWMNNHYIHVARRAADYKVMVNSHEAVRPTGLCRTYPNWLAQESARGGEFETMGGNDPDHTCILPFTRLKGGPMDYTPGIFETRLSYYNGEKPNERVHTTLVKQMALYMTMPSPIQMVADLPSNYARFPDAFRFIEDVAVDWDNSWYLEAEPGDYITVARKAKGEDEWFVGGITDENSRTATIPFSWLPEGKQYIATIYEDGKDADWDTNPQSYRIRKVVVTPKSVLKQKLAASGGVAISIKEADKAEMKGLKTIR; encoded by the coding sequence ATGAAACATTCTCTTTTTATTGCCTTTTTCCTTTGCCTCGGTTCGTTCGCCTCGGCCCAGCAACTCACTTCTCCTGACGGTAACCTGTCATTGGAGTTTATGGAGCAGGCAGACGGTGTTCCGACATACCGGCTGGACTATAAAGGCAAACCCGTTTTAACTTCCGGTCGTTTAGGTCTCTTGACGGAAGAAGCCGACCTGACCCGCGGATTCAAGCAGACTAACCTCGAACGTGCTTCTGTTGATAACTACTGGAATCCCGTCTGGGGTGAGTACAACCGGGTACGGAATCATTATAACGAAATGACCGTCACCCTGGAACAACCGGAAACAGGACGTATCCTAAATATCCGTTTCCGCCTGTTCGATGATGGCCTGGGCTTTCGCTACGAACTGCCTTTGCAACGCAAGATGAACTACCTCACCGTAAAAGATGAAGTAACCGAATTCAATCTCACGGGAAATCACAAAGCCTTTTGCATTCCCGGCGATTATGATACCAATGAGTTTGCCTATACCACTGCCCCTCTATCGGAAATAGCAGTGGATATGGAGAAAAGAATTGCCAAGAAATCTTATGAATCTAAAGCCGAAGGCGGCCTGACAGTGCAAACCCCGTTAATGATGAAAAGCGAAGACGGCATCTACCTGAATATCCATGAAGCCGCTTTAGTGGATTATGCCGGTATGTTGCTGAATGTAGATGATAAGCAGTTTAAACTGAGCGCCCACCTGACTCCTGATAAATTGGGTAAGAAAGGCTATTTGCAACTACCCGTGTTGTCTCCCTGGCGTACCGTTATTGTTAGCGATGATGCCCGCGACATTCTTGCTTCTCAGTTGATTTATAATCTGAACGAACCTTGCCAATATGAAGATACCTCCTGGATTCGTCCGATGAAATTCGTCGGCGTGTGGTGGGAAATGTTCACAGGCGAAGGAAAGACCTGGGCGTATAGTGATTTCTATCAGGCCAAGCCCGGCATCACAGATTATACCAAACTGAAACCTAACGGCCATCACCCCGCCAATACCGCCCATGTGAAGGAATATATCGACTTCGCCTCCGCCCATGGCATCGACGGAATACTAGTAGAAGGCTGGAACGAAGGTTGGGAAGATTGGGCTTCCTACCGGAAAGACCGTCAGTTCCTCTTCAACAAAGCTTATCCCGACTTCGACGTCAAAGAGCTGCAACGTTATGCCAAAGAAAAAGGCGTGCAAATGGTGATGCACCACGAAACAGCCGCGAATGCTGCCGACTACGAACGCCAATTGGATGAGGCCTTCCAGTTCATGGTAGACAATGGCTATCATGCCGTGAAAACCGGCTACGTAGGTTACATCATCCCCCGTAATGAATATCACTCTTCCCAATGGATGAACAACCATTACATCCATGTAGCCCGTCGTGCTGCTGATTATAAAGTAATGGTTAATAGCCACGAGGCAGTACGCCCCACCGGTTTGTGCCGTACTTATCCTAACTGGCTGGCCCAGGAATCTGCTCGTGGCGGAGAGTTCGAAACAATGGGCGGCAATGATCCCGATCATACCTGTATCCTGCCTTTTACCCGCCTGAAAGGTGGTCCGATGGACTATACTCCGGGTATTTTCGAGACAAGACTGTCTTATTACAACGGTGAGAAACCCAACGAACGTGTGCATACCACTTTGGTGAAGCAAATGGCACTCTACATGACCATGCCTTCTCCTATTCAGATGGTAGCCGACCTGCCTTCCAATTACGCCCGTTTCCCGGATGCCTTCCGCTTCATTGAAGATGTTGCGGTAGACTGGGACAATAGCTGGTATCTGGAAGCCGAACCGGGAGATTACATCACCGTAGCCCGCAAGGCAAAAGGCGAAGACGAATGGTTTGTTGGCGGCATTACTGATGAGAACAGTCGTACGGCAACGATTCCTTTCTCCTGGCTTCCAGAAGGAAAACAATATATCGCTACCATTTACGAAGATGGTAAGGATGCAGATTGGGATACCAATCCCCAAAGCTATCGTATACGTAAGGTAGTAGTGACACCTAAGAGTGTACTGAAACAGAAATTAGCCGCCAGTGGCGGCGTTGCCATTAGCATCAAAGAGGCTGATAAAGCGGAGATGAAAGGCTTGAAAACCATCCGCTAA